A section of the Labrus mixtus chromosome 15, fLabMix1.1, whole genome shotgun sequence genome encodes:
- the LOC132990357 gene encoding LHFPL tetraspan subfamily member 4 protein-like produces MLPSQEASKIYHDNYMRNSRAIGVLWAIFTICFAIVNVVVFIQPYWIGDSVNTPQAGYFGLFHYCVGTGPSPSRELTCVGSFSDFSSIPSGAFKAASVFVLLSMVLTLSCIACMALFFFCNTSTVYKTCAWMQLLCGVCLVLGCMIFPDGWDAEVIRDMCGEHAGKYSLGDCSVRWAYMLAIMGILDALILSFLAFVLGNRQTDFYLDDLQTDNKDFAVSRIEVRDRREPRYGVQRLH; encoded by the exons atgtTGCCTTCCCAAGAAGCCTCCAAGATCTACCATGACAATTACATGCGCAACTCCCGGGCCATCGGGGTGCTCTGGGCCATCTTCACCATCTGCTTCGCCATCGTCAACGTGGTGGTGTTCATCCAGCCCTACTGGATCGGCGACAGCGTCAACACGCCGCAGGCCGGCTACTTCGGTCTCTTCCACTACTGCGTGGGCACGGGGCCGTCGCCCAGCCGGGAGCTCACCTGCGTGGGCAGCTTCTCCGACTTCAGCTCCATCCCGTCCGGAGCCTTCAAGGCGGCCTCGGTGTTCGTgctgctgtccatggtgctgaccCTCAGCTGCATCGCCTGCATggcgctcttcttcttctgcaacaCCTCCACCGTTTACAAGACCTGCGCCTGGATGCAGCTGCTGTGCG GAGTGTGCCTGGTGCTGGGTTGCATGATCTTCCCCGACGGATGGGACGCCGAGGTGATCCGGGACATGTGCGGGGAGCACGCAGGGAAATACTCCCTGGGCGATTGCTCCGTCCGCTGGGCCTATATGCTGGCCATCATGGGCATCCTGGACGCCCTCATCCTCTCCTTTCTGGCCTTCGTCCTGGGTAACAGGCAGACAGACTTCTACCTTGATGACTTGCAGACGGACAACAAAG ATTTTGCTGTGTCAAGG atcGAGGTGCGGGACAGACGAGAGCCGAGGTACGGCGTTCAGCGTCTTCACTGA